The genomic window CAACGCTGTTCCCAAGGTTGCCAGCAGGATCGAACCCAAGCGGCGCAACCACGAGTAATCCGGCGGCACCGGCAGATCCGAAAAGATATCCGCCAGCGGCACATCGCCCGATTGCACAGCAAAACCCACACCGTCCGCCGCATCGCTGGCTGGCACCAGCCGATTGCCGCTTACTTTCGCCACCACGGTGACATCCTGGATCGGCACGGCTTCCCAGCTGACGCGCAAATCGCCTGCTTGCGGGTTGGACGGCACGGCACTGGTCACCAGGCTGTTATTGAACAGGCTGAAGCTCGCCGCGAGATTGCTCGGCAGGTTGCGCAAATCCGGCGTAATCGGCTGGCTGCCGACCAAGGTGTGCACAAGCGCCGGGTCGAGCACGAAATCATTCAAGCGCACTGCGCCCGCATCGAATTGCGCACCCTCCAAGGGAAATTTGCCCGGATTGGTGTGGCCTTCAGAATGAGCGAAATGGCTGGAATCGATCGGATGATCTTCCCAGTCCAGTTCATAGGACGGCGGGCCGCCATAACTGACTTCGTGCCACTGGAACATCTGCACGTGGCGAATCAGCACCGGCTGGTTGGTCTGCTGGTTGAATTGCTGGTCCAGCGGCGCTTCCACGACCTGCAAGGGCCCGACCACACGCACCATGTAGCCCTGCTCGTCGGCATCGGGTCGACCGTTCGCGCCCAGGTCGAGCACATCGCCACCATGCCGCTGTATCTGCGTGCGGTAATCGATGTGCCCCTTTTCGGTGACTGCCGCCACACCAACGCCAATCAGCAAGACGATAGCGCCCAGTGCGGGCAACAGCATTTCACGGATTGAGAGAGGTGGCTTGCGCTCGCCGCTCATCGAACCTCCGGCCGTATGGATGGAACTTCAGACTGCGCCGCGTAACTCGGGCTGCTCGTCAGTCGTACCATAGCGCCCACGCTCGTCGCGTGTCACGCGGGCGATGGCGCAGGCATGGTCGTGTGTGAAGAACAGCCGCACATTGCGTGCGAGCTTATCTTCCAGAAAAACGCGCTTTTCGTCGATCAGGGTTTCGGGGAAGCGGTCATAGCCCATGGTGATGGGCAGATGCACCCAGGAACGGCCGGGGATCAGGTCGGCGCAAAAAACTACGCCGGCGACCTCCGCCAGCATCAATCCCGGGGTGTGGCCGTCCGAGAAATGGAAGCGCACAGACCGCCCCAGCGCCTGTGAATACTCACCCGCAACCAGCTCCAGCCGTCCGCTCTGCACCAGCAGGTGCTGCAGTTCGGGAATGAACGAGGCGCGGTCGCGGGGATGCGGCTTCAGCACGCGCTCCCAGTGACTGGCACCGACCAGAAACTTCG from Dyella caseinilytica includes these protein-coding regions:
- a CDS encoding MBL fold metallo-hydrolase gives rise to the protein MQLWSINGNTQKLDGGAMFGNAPKAMWSRWIAPDELNRIPLACRCLLVKDLDGRNVLFETGIGAFFEPSLRERYGVMESHHVLLDSLAEAGVSHEDIDVVVLSHLHFDHAGGVLAAWEEGKTPQLLFPHAKFLVGASHWERVLKPHPRDRASFIPELQHLLVQSGRLELVAGEYSQALGRSVRFHFSDGHTPGLMLAEVAGVVFCADLIPGRSWVHLPITMGYDRFPETLIDEKRVFLEDKLARNVRLFFTHDHACAIARVTRDERGRYGTTDEQPELRGAV
- a CDS encoding TMEM43 family protein, with the protein product MSGERKPPLSIREMLLPALGAIVLLIGVGVAAVTEKGHIDYRTQIQRHGGDVLDLGANGRPDADEQGYMVRVVGPLQVVEAPLDQQFNQQTNQPVLIRHVQMFQWHEVSYGGPPSYELDWEDHPIDSSHFAHSEGHTNPGKFPLEGAQFDAGAVRLNDFVLDPALVHTLVGSQPITPDLRNLPSNLAASFSLFNNSLVTSAVPSNPQAGDLRVSWEAVPIQDVTVVAKVSGNRLVPASDAADGVGFAVQSGDVPLADIFSDLPVPPDYSWLRRLGSILLATLGTALLLRWHYQRIDPILAPAIAVLVIGAVDAVLWLGNDNARAGWWFALTLVGIALTAWRVRALKPS